The Drosophila mauritiana strain mau12 chromosome 2R, ASM438214v1, whole genome shotgun sequence genome has a segment encoding these proteins:
- the LOC117138569 gene encoding probable serine/threonine-protein kinase yakA isoform X8, protein MVRSTARASMRKAASTLSSNSATEAPAVAPAASTAPAAPAAPAAPLVRERSLAKRIKAPACDRCPHCDRTFNPKAFDRHVEWCKEKAIQATMKSTNSQETSKAKERLEARKQYRPPNLKTKRSLARDKYSGNHEEVLEAGEMTTPKPNLMSHSMTSSVHSDIGLGDKYDPFLSAKRQLEELCSPSTPPPEEEVTTTKATRTLTPTATSTPTATPSIAMTTSLTTAVGKPVQVTQKTTPTSNFRRTSSLRGPRRTPMLNSRPLFATNYRPTIQRGLSDEGPISTNFLKPEEFDEMPVRAACGNDFHSPRVVRRDTSASNRKQLLKLPVGGTSEASNASPSPQAARSVAKTDSLAVFLKYEHELEQLNGKAAELAAASQLTSKEQKDKSNTLSKQNSAKSLVHSTPTQLPPLTPTTVPVSPGLVKEVNYPPVATPLRLEPISKAAKNSPAPLTPIKLESIFGPKRETGLGSGSGSVAGDYIDPKLINAFDNLHVNSGISSDASSTPQQLSQGRSRSSSQSTITHERRQSGEARNLLKRKMRLGRNQFLYDASPEDADASSGCSADDEANRSSMEYDEQCWQQQQKQLLANPLPLVMPMVHNAMPTFDDFDFEEFLSSFENENDDEQFPLFKDCREFLMNRSTSRQRSFQKATSTLQTTATQITPLSHQSKIKDNHAHRSDSKMSEDKLQRQQSNASNASSQEEKSRQEMEKRPADDDQRKREIFISIETEANAQGRSPISPDSLRHMVGNAQAHIDVLHIENGNEPEHARFSKISDTEDAGNEPRDQASQSTNRLAPSSSGSGLAPNVQLNNAKNLIQQMHSEFRLMGEEASASMRRQLIGSNGGRGEEPQRSSSGLPSSNPTHQVVASSPMTPSPSADSDELSSLDGYPVSSSQGLRRGASSKLSSDSAYGSSNSPYSLSRQRSSELQAGTLQSQGLMRPHTASAKLASCMIDASTQAHTDYGTLKARQRLFAPECGNNNGEGGESYSSGSEHSFATNPKQQQNINYNYQQPLQQDQQKQQQMQQMQQQQQMQQMNCNYNYQQEQQQLHHQQQLQHQQQQPKIPTPSGYNTTNNNVPMTPTTSENSLMSTSSMSSSKKSNYCYECGSKFIFETAKFCMDCGLRRAEL, encoded by the exons ATGGTGCGCTCCACTGCCCGAGCCTCCATGCGCAAGGCAGCATCCACACTTTCCTCTAACTCGGCAACGGAGGCTCCAGCTGTGGCACCTGCTGCTTCGactgctccagctgctccagctgctccggctgctccCCTCGTCCGCGAACGATCTCTGGCCAAGCGGATCAAGGCACCTGCCTGCGATCGTTGCCCCCACTGCGATCGTACCTTTAATCCCAAGGCATTTGATCGCCACGTAGAATGGTGTAAGGAAAAGGCTATTCAGGCCACCATGAAGTCCACCAACAGCCAGGAGACCAGCAAGGCCAAGGAGCGCCTGGAGGCCAGGAAGCAGTATAGGCCCCCCAATCTGAA AACCAAGAGATCCCTCGCCAGAGATAAGTACTCCGGTAACCACGAGGAGGTTCTGGAAGCGGGCGAGATGACAACACCCAAGCCAAATCTGATGTCCCATTCGATGACGTCGTCCGTGCACAGTGATAT CGGCCTGGGGGACAAATACGATCCCTTCCTCTCGGCTAAGCGGCAGCTGGAGGAGCTTTGCTCACCCAGCACGCCGCCGCCAGAGGAAGAGGTGACCACCACCAAAGCTACTAGAACATTGACACCTACAGCAACCAGCACACCCACAGCCACACCCAGTATCGCCATGACCACTTCATTGACCACGGCAGTCGGTAAGCCCGTTCAGGTTACCCAAAAGACCACTCCGACTTCCAATTTTCGACGTACTTCATCGCTGAGAGGGCCACGTCGTACGCCCATGCTGAACAGCCGGCCGTTGTTTGCCACCAACTATCGCCCCACCATTCAGCGGGGTCTGTCCGATGAGGGACCCATCTCCACCAATTTCCTTAAACCAGAGGAGTTCGACGAGATGCCGGTAAGAGCCGCATGCGGCAATGACTTTCACAGCCCAAGAGTCGTGCGCCGGGATACCAGTGCCTCCAACCGAAAGCAACTGCTTAAATTGCCCGTGGGTGGAACCAGTGAAGCCAGCAACGCATCCCCCTCTCCTCAGGCCGCCCGCAGTGTGGCCAAAACTGACTCCCTGGCTGTGTTCCTCAAGTACGAGCACGAGCTGGAGCAGCTGAATGGCAAGGCGGCTGAGCTGGCAGCCGCCAGCCAGTTGACCAGCAAGGAGCAAAAAGACAAGAGCAACACGCTGAGCAAACAGAACTCTGCGAAGAGCTTGGTACACAGTACTCCCACACAGTTGCCACCATTAACTCCAACAACGGTGCCCGTTTCGCCAGGTTTGGTTAAAGAGGTCAACTATCCACCGGTGGCCACTCCGCTTCGATTGGAGCCCATCAGCAAGGCGGCGAAGAACTCACCGGCTCCCCTTACGCCCATCAAGCTGGAAAGCATCTTTGGACCGAAGAGGGAAACGGGTCTGGGGTCAGGATCGGGCTCTGTGGCAGGCGATTACATAGATCCCAAGCTGATAAACGCCTTTGATAATCTACATGTAAACAGTGGTATATCCTCGGATGCCAGCTCCACGCCCCAGCAGTTGTCCCAAGGCCGGAGCAGGAGTAGCTCCCAGTCCACCATCACCCACGAACGGAGGCAATCCGGTGAGGCCAGGAACCTGCTGAAGCGGAAGATGCGATTGGGACGGAACCAGTTTCTGTACGATGCCTCGCCAGAGGATGCGGATGCTTCATCGGGCTGCTCGGCAGACGATGAGGCCAACCGCTCGTCCATGGAGTACGACGAACAGTGctggcagcaacagcagaaacAGCTACTGGCCAATCCGCTGCCGCTGGTCATGCCCATGGTGCACAACGCCATGCCCACCTTCGATGATTTTGACTTCGAGGAGTTCCTCTCCTCATTCGAGAACGAGAATGACGACGAGCAATTCCCGTTGTTCAAGGACTGTCGCGAATTCCTCATGAATCGCTCGACGAGCAGACAACGCTCGTTCCAGAAAGCGACTTCGACGCTACAGACGACAGCCACACAGATTACACCACTTAGTCACCAGTCCAAGATTAAAGACAATCACGCCCACAGGTCTGATTCAAAAATGTCCGAAGACAAACTGCAACGGCAGCAGTCGAATGCTTCCAATGCCAGCAGCCAGGAGGAGAAGAGCCGCCAGGAGATGGAGAAACGGCCGGCCGACGATGATCAAAGAAAGCGAGAGATTTTTATTAGCATTGAGACGGAGGCCAATGCTCAGGGTCGCTCACCCATTTCGCCCGATTCACTGCGCCACATGGTGGGCAATGCCCAGGCGCACATCGATGTCCTGCACATTGAAAACGGAAACGAGCCGGAACACGCAAGGTTTAGCAAGATCAGCGACACGGAGGACGCCGGAAACGAGCCCAGGGATCAGGCCAGCCAATCTACCAACCGGCTGGCCCCATCCTCGAGCGGATCCggattggcgcccaacgtgcaGCTGAACAATGCCAAGAATCTGATCCAGCAGATGCATAGCGAGTTCCGGCTTATGGGCGAGGAGGCCAGTGCCTCCATGCGGCGCCAGCTTATCGGAAGTAACGGCGGTAGAGGCGAGGAACCGCAGCGCTCCAGTAGTGGGCTCCCTTCTTCAAATCCAACACACCAGGTCGTGGCCAGCTCGCCAATGACTCCGTCACCGTCGGCGGATTCAGATGAGTTAAGTAGTCTGGATGGCTATCCCGTGTCCTCGTCGCAGGGTTTACGTCGAGGAGCCAGCTCCAAGCTAAGCTCGGATTCAGCATACGGCAG CAGCAACTCACCTTATAGCTTGTCGCGACAACGCTCCTCTGAACTCCAAGCCGGCACACTACAGTCCCAGGGATTGATGCGTCCACATACGGCCAGTGCCAAGCTGGCCAGCTGCATGATCGATGCCTCCACGCAGGCACACACTGATTATGGCACCCTGAAGGCTCGCCAGCGTCTCTTTGCACCAGAATGTGGAAACAACAATGGCGAAGGAGGCGAGTCGTACAGTAGCGGATCCGAACACTCTTTTGCAACAAATCCAAAACAGCAGCAGAACATCAACTACAACTATCAACAGCCACTGCAGCAAGatcagcagaagcagcagcagatgcaacagatgcagcagcagcaacagatgcAGCAAATGAACTGCAACTACAACTAccaacaggagcagcagcagctccatcatcagcagcagcttcagcatcagcagcagcagcctaAAATCCCAACACCATCAGGTTACAACACAACCAACAACAATGTACCGATGACACCTACAACGTCAGAGAATTCACTGATGAGCACCTCGTCCATGAGCTCAAGTAAGAAGTCCAATTACTGCTACGAATGTGGCTCCAAGTTCATATTCGAGACCGCAAAGTTCTGCATGGATTGCGGCTTGAGGCGTGCTGAACTTTAG
- the LOC117138569 gene encoding uncharacterized protein LOC117138569 isoform X3 produces MSKKMWQKIFKSKSQKPQPLAKINKRHSRIAYEEYQQLTDLLAGENGQLSFGNEKENEHENGNGSGSINVFEQQPLQGSFNSLQFSEAHQLQQQQQQKSQQQQLSTFSRVRNTFSMKRNSSSSKKLGNAKPTTSSTTDPETEDSRRGAEDDLPAPPPLTSGSSLPVPEYVPEQLTQLTPCPCCSRTFVVDALRKHVVICEKASKKRKIFDSSRQRRDGTALSTYVLPKNFGLPSAERTVGIPSPPITSRETTSVNAAPEPVNSPLPVRRKSQTEMVRSTARASMRKAASTLSSNSATEAPAVAPAASTAPAAPAAPAAPLVRERSLAKRIKAPACDRCPHCDRTFNPKAFDRHVEWCKEKAIQATMKSTNSQETSKAKERLEARKQYRPPNLKTKRSLARDKYSGNHEEVLEAGEMTTPKPNLMSHSMTSSVHSDIGLGDKYDPFLSAKRQLEELCSPSTPPPEEEVTTTKATRTLTPTATSTPTATPSIAMTTSLTTAVGKPVQVTQKTTPTSNFRRTSSLRGPRRTPMLNSRPLFATNYRPTIQRGLSDEGPISTNFLKPEEFDEMPVRAACGNDFHSPRVVRRDTSASNRKQLLKLPVGGTSEASNASPSPQAARSVAKTDSLAVFLKYEHELEQLNGKAAELAAASQLTSKEQKDKSNTLSKQNSAKSLVHSTPTQLPPLTPTTVPVSPGLVKEVNYPPVATPLRLEPISKAAKNSPAPLTPIKLESIFGPKRETGLGSGSGSVAGDYIDPKLINAFDNLHVNSGISSDASSTPQQLSQGRSRSSSQSTITHERRQSGEARNLLKRKMRLGRNQFLYDASPEDADASSGCSADDEANRSSMEYDEQCWQQQQKQLLANPLPLVMPMVHNAMPTFDDFDFEEFLSSFENENDDEQFPLFKDCREFLMNRSTSRQRSFQKATSTLQTTATQITPLSHQSKIKDNHAHRSDSKMSEDKLQRQQSNASNASSQEEKSRQEMEKRPADDDQRKREIFISIETEANAQGRSPISPDSLRHMVGNAQAHIDVLHIENGNEPEHARFSKISDTEDAGNEPRDQASQSTNRLAPSSSGSGLAPNVQLNNAKNLIQQMHSEFRLMGEEASASMRRQLIGSNGGRGEEPQRSSSGLPSSNPTHQVVASSPMTPSPSADSDELSSLDGYPVSSSQGLRRGASSKLSSDSAYGSNSPYSLSRQRSSELQAGTLQSQGLMRPHTASAKLASCMIDASTQAHTDYGTLKARQRLFAPECGNNNGEGGESYSSGSEHSFATNPKQQQNINYNYQQPLQQDQQKQQQMQQMQQQQQMQQMNCNYNYQQEQQQLHHQQQLQHQQQQPKIPTPSGYNTTNNNVPMTPTTSENSLMSTSSMSSSKKSNYCYECGSKFIFETAKFCMDCGLRRAEL; encoded by the exons ATGAGCAAGAAAATGTGGCAGAAGATCTTCAAGTCCAAGTCGCAGAAGCCGCAGCCCTTGGCCAAAATCAACAAGCGACACAGTCGCATTGCTTACGAGGAGTACCAGCAATTAACCGATCTGCTGGCCGGTGAAAATGGACAGCTCAGTTTCGGCAACGAAAAGGAAAATGAGCACGAAAATGGGAATGGAAGTGGCAGCATTAACGTTTTCGAACAGCAGCCGCTGCAAGGTTCTTTCAACTCGTTGCAGTTTAGTGAGGCGCAtcagctgcagcaacagcagcaacaaaaatcgcagcagcaacagctgtcAACGTTTTCGCGCGTTCGCAACACATTTTCCATGAaacgcaacagcagcagcagcaaaaagcTGGGAAATGCCAAGCCAA CAACAAGCAGCACCACGGATCCCGAGACCGAAGACTCTAGGCGGGGCGCAGAGGATGATTTGCCTGCCCCGCCGCCACTGACCTCCGGATCCTCCCTTCCGGTGCCGGAGTACGTGCCCGAGCAGTTAACACAGCTGACACCCTGTCCCTGCTGCAGTCGCACCTTCGTCGTGGACGCGCTGCGCAAGCACGTCGTCATCTGCGAGAAGGCCTCCAAGAAGCGCAAGATCTTCGACTCGTCGCGCCAACGCCGCGATGGAACCGCTCTCTCCACGTACGTGCTGCCCAAGAACTTTGGCCTTCCCAGTGCGGAACGCACTGTCGGAATACCATCTCCTCCGATCACCAGTCGCGAAACCACGTCAGTAAATGCTGCTCCAGAG CCAGTGAACTCACCACTGCCAGTTCGTCGAAAGTCTCAAACGGAGATGGTGCGCTCCACTGCCCGAGCCTCCATGCGCAAGGCAGCATCCACACTTTCCTCTAACTCGGCAACGGAGGCTCCAGCTGTGGCACCTGCTGCTTCGactgctccagctgctccagctgctccggctgctccCCTCGTCCGCGAACGATCTCTGGCCAAGCGGATCAAGGCACCTGCCTGCGATCGTTGCCCCCACTGCGATCGTACCTTTAATCCCAAGGCATTTGATCGCCACGTAGAATGGTGTAAGGAAAAGGCTATTCAGGCCACCATGAAGTCCACCAACAGCCAGGAGACCAGCAAGGCCAAGGAGCGCCTGGAGGCCAGGAAGCAGTATAGGCCCCCCAATCTGAA AACCAAGAGATCCCTCGCCAGAGATAAGTACTCCGGTAACCACGAGGAGGTTCTGGAAGCGGGCGAGATGACAACACCCAAGCCAAATCTGATGTCCCATTCGATGACGTCGTCCGTGCACAGTGATAT CGGCCTGGGGGACAAATACGATCCCTTCCTCTCGGCTAAGCGGCAGCTGGAGGAGCTTTGCTCACCCAGCACGCCGCCGCCAGAGGAAGAGGTGACCACCACCAAAGCTACTAGAACATTGACACCTACAGCAACCAGCACACCCACAGCCACACCCAGTATCGCCATGACCACTTCATTGACCACGGCAGTCGGTAAGCCCGTTCAGGTTACCCAAAAGACCACTCCGACTTCCAATTTTCGACGTACTTCATCGCTGAGAGGGCCACGTCGTACGCCCATGCTGAACAGCCGGCCGTTGTTTGCCACCAACTATCGCCCCACCATTCAGCGGGGTCTGTCCGATGAGGGACCCATCTCCACCAATTTCCTTAAACCAGAGGAGTTCGACGAGATGCCGGTAAGAGCCGCATGCGGCAATGACTTTCACAGCCCAAGAGTCGTGCGCCGGGATACCAGTGCCTCCAACCGAAAGCAACTGCTTAAATTGCCCGTGGGTGGAACCAGTGAAGCCAGCAACGCATCCCCCTCTCCTCAGGCCGCCCGCAGTGTGGCCAAAACTGACTCCCTGGCTGTGTTCCTCAAGTACGAGCACGAGCTGGAGCAGCTGAATGGCAAGGCGGCTGAGCTGGCAGCCGCCAGCCAGTTGACCAGCAAGGAGCAAAAAGACAAGAGCAACACGCTGAGCAAACAGAACTCTGCGAAGAGCTTGGTACACAGTACTCCCACACAGTTGCCACCATTAACTCCAACAACGGTGCCCGTTTCGCCAGGTTTGGTTAAAGAGGTCAACTATCCACCGGTGGCCACTCCGCTTCGATTGGAGCCCATCAGCAAGGCGGCGAAGAACTCACCGGCTCCCCTTACGCCCATCAAGCTGGAAAGCATCTTTGGACCGAAGAGGGAAACGGGTCTGGGGTCAGGATCGGGCTCTGTGGCAGGCGATTACATAGATCCCAAGCTGATAAACGCCTTTGATAATCTACATGTAAACAGTGGTATATCCTCGGATGCCAGCTCCACGCCCCAGCAGTTGTCCCAAGGCCGGAGCAGGAGTAGCTCCCAGTCCACCATCACCCACGAACGGAGGCAATCCGGTGAGGCCAGGAACCTGCTGAAGCGGAAGATGCGATTGGGACGGAACCAGTTTCTGTACGATGCCTCGCCAGAGGATGCGGATGCTTCATCGGGCTGCTCGGCAGACGATGAGGCCAACCGCTCGTCCATGGAGTACGACGAACAGTGctggcagcaacagcagaaacAGCTACTGGCCAATCCGCTGCCGCTGGTCATGCCCATGGTGCACAACGCCATGCCCACCTTCGATGATTTTGACTTCGAGGAGTTCCTCTCCTCATTCGAGAACGAGAATGACGACGAGCAATTCCCGTTGTTCAAGGACTGTCGCGAATTCCTCATGAATCGCTCGACGAGCAGACAACGCTCGTTCCAGAAAGCGACTTCGACGCTACAGACGACAGCCACACAGATTACACCACTTAGTCACCAGTCCAAGATTAAAGACAATCACGCCCACAGGTCTGATTCAAAAATGTCCGAAGACAAACTGCAACGGCAGCAGTCGAATGCTTCCAATGCCAGCAGCCAGGAGGAGAAGAGCCGCCAGGAGATGGAGAAACGGCCGGCCGACGATGATCAAAGAAAGCGAGAGATTTTTATTAGCATTGAGACGGAGGCCAATGCTCAGGGTCGCTCACCCATTTCGCCCGATTCACTGCGCCACATGGTGGGCAATGCCCAGGCGCACATCGATGTCCTGCACATTGAAAACGGAAACGAGCCGGAACACGCAAGGTTTAGCAAGATCAGCGACACGGAGGACGCCGGAAACGAGCCCAGGGATCAGGCCAGCCAATCTACCAACCGGCTGGCCCCATCCTCGAGCGGATCCggattggcgcccaacgtgcaGCTGAACAATGCCAAGAATCTGATCCAGCAGATGCATAGCGAGTTCCGGCTTATGGGCGAGGAGGCCAGTGCCTCCATGCGGCGCCAGCTTATCGGAAGTAACGGCGGTAGAGGCGAGGAACCGCAGCGCTCCAGTAGTGGGCTCCCTTCTTCAAATCCAACACACCAGGTCGTGGCCAGCTCGCCAATGACTCCGTCACCGTCGGCGGATTCAGATGAGTTAAGTAGTCTGGATGGCTATCCCGTGTCCTCGTCGCAGGGTTTACGTCGAGGAGCCAGCTCCAAGCTAAGCTCGGATTCAGCATACGGCAG CAACTCACCTTATAGCTTGTCGCGACAACGCTCCTCTGAACTCCAAGCCGGCACACTACAGTCCCAGGGATTGATGCGTCCACATACGGCCAGTGCCAAGCTGGCCAGCTGCATGATCGATGCCTCCACGCAGGCACACACTGATTATGGCACCCTGAAGGCTCGCCAGCGTCTCTTTGCACCAGAATGTGGAAACAACAATGGCGAAGGAGGCGAGTCGTACAGTAGCGGATCCGAACACTCTTTTGCAACAAATCCAAAACAGCAGCAGAACATCAACTACAACTATCAACAGCCACTGCAGCAAGatcagcagaagcagcagcagatgcaacagatgcagcagcagcaacagatgcAGCAAATGAACTGCAACTACAACTAccaacaggagcagcagcagctccatcatcagcagcagcttcagcatcagcagcagcagcctaAAATCCCAACACCATCAGGTTACAACACAACCAACAACAATGTACCGATGACACCTACAACGTCAGAGAATTCACTGATGAGCACCTCGTCCATGAGCTCAAGTAAGAAGTCCAATTACTGCTACGAATGTGGCTCCAAGTTCATATTCGAGACCGCAAAGTTCTGCATGGATTGCGGCTTGAGGCGTGCTGAACTTTAG